A single genomic interval of Saccharothrix saharensis harbors:
- a CDS encoding ABC transporter permease — protein MTTLDIPPSAAPPLASVTEVLAIAGRRLRRLRRNPGRLIGITLNPLITMVALGYLFSSAIQIPGSTNYIEFIFAGVVMQGALAAVGPTAIAVALDVQGGLVDRFRSLPISRSAVLIGHVIADLLISMIGLVIVVAFGLLFGWRPHNGVLPTLAGFGLVAVFTFTVLWLGVLLGMAMSNLETIESVGGLVAVVFSFLSTGFLSVDKLPGWIQPIAQWNPVSSVISACRDLWGNGAPSGSGFPAENPSLVILVSLGLLFLVTSVLSVRRYRNS, from the coding sequence GTGACCACGTTGGACATCCCGCCGTCGGCGGCACCGCCGCTGGCGTCCGTGACCGAGGTGCTGGCCATCGCGGGCAGGCGGTTGCGGCGGCTGCGCCGCAACCCCGGCCGGCTGATCGGCATCACGCTCAACCCGCTGATCACCATGGTGGCGCTGGGGTACCTGTTCTCCAGCGCCATCCAGATCCCGGGCAGCACCAACTACATCGAGTTCATCTTCGCGGGCGTGGTCATGCAGGGCGCGCTGGCCGCCGTCGGCCCGACCGCGATCGCGGTGGCGCTGGACGTGCAGGGCGGGCTGGTCGACCGGTTCCGGTCGCTGCCGATCTCGCGGTCGGCGGTGCTCATCGGGCACGTCATCGCCGACCTGCTGATCAGCATGATCGGCCTGGTGATCGTGGTGGCGTTCGGGCTGCTGTTCGGCTGGCGGCCGCACAACGGCGTGCTGCCCACGCTGGCCGGGTTCGGCCTGGTCGCGGTGTTCACCTTCACCGTGCTGTGGCTGGGCGTGCTGCTGGGCATGGCGATGAGCAACCTGGAGACCATCGAGTCGGTCGGCGGCCTGGTCGCCGTCGTGTTCTCGTTCCTGTCCACCGGCTTCCTGTCGGTGGACAAGCTGCCCGGCTGGATCCAGCCCATCGCCCAGTGGAACCCGGTCAGCTCGGTGATCAGCGCCTGCCGGGACCTGTGGGGCAACGGCGCGCCGTCGGGCAGCGGGTTCCCGGCCGAGAACCCGAGCCTGGTGATCCTCGTGTCGCTGGGGCTGCTGTTCCTGGTCACGTCCGTGCTGAGCGTCCGCCGCTACCGCAACTCCTGA
- a CDS encoding cytochrome P450 yields the protein MIADPATLDLADPQTFLDVDLPGLWRRLRAESPVHWNEPRGDNPGFWVVTRHADCVAAYKDNKNLTSERGNVLTTLLQGHDSASGKMLAVSDGEHHRAVRNLMLKSFSPRFLESVAEQVKARTRALLAEVIERGSCDFATDVADHIPINTIGDLMDVPAADRPKLVDWNNRTLSRISSEDSQMDEWLARNEILLYFTELADQRRRNPGDDVLSALANGLVDGRPLPEDEVVFNSYSLILGADESSRMSSIGAILALAENTGQWRALKNGDVSIASATEEVLRWTTPAMHFGRRAVADVELGGQLIRDGDVVTMWNSSANFDEDVFDDPARFDLGRTPNRHIAFGFGPHFCLGAYLGRAHVSSVLEGLRDLVSEIHVEGPPTRLYSNFVYGYSSLPVRLSPA from the coding sequence ATGATCGCCGATCCGGCCACCCTCGACCTCGCCGACCCGCAGACGTTCCTCGACGTCGACCTGCCCGGGCTGTGGCGCCGGCTGCGCGCCGAGAGCCCGGTGCACTGGAACGAGCCGCGCGGCGACAACCCCGGCTTCTGGGTGGTGACCCGCCACGCCGACTGCGTCGCCGCCTACAAGGACAACAAGAACCTCACCTCCGAGCGCGGCAACGTGCTCACCACGTTGTTGCAGGGCCACGACTCCGCGTCGGGCAAGATGCTCGCCGTCAGCGACGGAGAGCACCACCGCGCGGTGCGCAACCTGATGCTCAAGTCCTTCTCGCCGCGGTTCCTGGAGTCCGTGGCCGAGCAGGTCAAGGCGCGCACCCGGGCGTTGCTGGCGGAGGTGATCGAGCGGGGGTCGTGCGACTTCGCCACCGACGTGGCCGACCACATCCCGATCAACACGATCGGCGACCTGATGGACGTGCCCGCCGCGGACCGGCCGAAGCTCGTCGACTGGAACAACCGCACGCTCAGCCGGATCAGCTCCGAGGACAGCCAGATGGACGAGTGGCTGGCCCGCAACGAGATCCTGCTCTACTTCACCGAGCTGGCCGACCAGCGCCGCCGCAACCCCGGCGACGACGTGCTCAGCGCGTTGGCCAACGGCCTGGTGGACGGGCGTCCGCTGCCCGAGGACGAGGTGGTGTTCAACTCCTACAGCCTGATCCTGGGCGCGGACGAGTCGAGCCGGATGTCGTCCATCGGCGCGATCCTGGCGCTCGCGGAGAACACCGGGCAGTGGCGGGCGCTCAAGAACGGCGACGTGTCCATCGCCTCCGCGACCGAGGAAGTCCTGCGCTGGACCACGCCCGCGATGCACTTCGGCCGCCGCGCGGTGGCCGACGTCGAGCTGGGCGGGCAGCTGATCCGCGACGGCGACGTGGTCACCATGTGGAACAGCTCGGCGAACTTCGACGAGGACGTGTTCGACGACCCGGCGCGGTTCGACCTGGGCCGCACGCCCAACCGGCACATCGCGTTCGGCTTCGGTCCGCACTTCTGCCTCGGCGCCTACCTGGGCCGGGCGCACGTGTCGTCGGTGCTGGAAGGGCTGCGCGACCTGGTGTCGGAGATCCACGTCGAAGGACCGCCGACCCGCCTGTACTCCAACTTCGTGTACGGCTACAGCAGCCTGCCCGTGCGGCTGTCGCCGGCGTGA
- a CDS encoding MbtH family protein, whose product MTNPFDDQDGRFLVLVNDEGQHCLWPSFAEVPAGWAVALDESTREAALSYVEDNWTDMRPRSLRESAAGESRAS is encoded by the coding sequence ATGACGAACCCCTTCGACGACCAGGACGGCAGGTTCCTCGTGCTGGTGAACGACGAGGGCCAGCACTGCCTGTGGCCCTCGTTCGCCGAGGTCCCCGCGGGGTGGGCCGTCGCGCTCGACGAGTCGACCCGCGAAGCCGCCCTGTCCTACGTGGAGGACAACTGGACCGACATGCGCCCCCGCAGCCTGCGCGAGTCCGCCGCCGGTGAGAGCAGGGCGAGCTGA
- a CDS encoding ATP-binding cassette domain-containing protein has protein sequence MDLAIEVTGLRKTYDKTEALRGVDLSVRTGSVLGLLGPNGAGKTTAVRALATLLVPDGGQARVAGFDVVAQPREVRRRIGLAGQNAAVDELLTGRENLVLLGRLLHLGGAGARRRAQELLERFDLVGAGDRPVGTYSGGMRRRLDLASCLVGHPQVLFLDEPTTGLDPASRQSLWNTVRGLVADGMTVLLTTQYLEEADYLADQIVVIAAGRVIADGTPDELKRKVGQEWLEVAVALPDRVPAAVGVLAPLAVDEPTTDPTKGLVKLQLRDGMDGIAAAAVALRDAGVDVADFALRRPTLDDVFFNLVGHQPQN, from the coding sequence ATGGACCTCGCCATCGAAGTCACCGGGCTGCGAAAGACCTACGACAAGACCGAGGCGCTGCGCGGCGTCGACCTGTCCGTCCGCACGGGTTCGGTGCTCGGGCTGCTCGGCCCGAACGGCGCGGGCAAGACCACCGCGGTCCGCGCCCTGGCCACGCTGCTCGTGCCGGACGGCGGGCAGGCCAGGGTCGCCGGGTTCGACGTGGTCGCCCAACCGCGCGAGGTGCGCCGCCGGATCGGCCTGGCCGGGCAGAACGCGGCCGTGGACGAGCTGCTGACCGGCCGGGAGAACCTGGTGCTGCTGGGCAGGCTGCTGCACCTCGGTGGCGCGGGCGCGCGCCGCCGCGCGCAGGAGCTGCTGGAGCGCTTCGACCTCGTCGGCGCGGGCGACCGGCCGGTGGGCACCTACTCGGGCGGCATGCGCCGCCGGCTCGACCTGGCCAGCTGCCTGGTCGGCCACCCGCAGGTGCTGTTCCTGGACGAGCCGACCACCGGGCTCGACCCGGCCAGCAGGCAGTCGCTGTGGAACACCGTGCGCGGCCTGGTCGCCGACGGCATGACCGTGCTGCTGACCACCCAGTACCTGGAGGAGGCCGACTACCTGGCCGACCAGATCGTGGTCATCGCGGCCGGCCGGGTGATCGCCGACGGCACGCCGGACGAGCTCAAGCGCAAGGTCGGCCAGGAGTGGCTGGAGGTGGCCGTCGCGCTGCCCGACCGGGTGCCGGCCGCGGTGGGCGTGCTCGCGCCGCTGGCCGTGGACGAGCCGACCACCGACCCGACCAAGGGCCTGGTGAAGCTGCAACTGCGCGACGGCATGGACGGCATCGCCGCCGCCGCCGTCGCCCTCCGGGACGCGGGGGTCGACGTCGCGGACTTCGCGCTGCGCCGCCCGACCCTCGACGACGTCTTCTTCAACCTCGTCGGGCACCAACCCCAGAACTGA
- a CDS encoding cation:proton antiporter: protein MTDVLLRAGHVVAVLAVVLVAAHVGRLAARAARQPEVIGEIVAGILVVPAVLAVGGTPALTAVLPTDVVSPLKVIGEVGLVLFLVGVAYDLRHGGSGLGARAIGWVTAGSFLPALLTGLVMAAWVVWVADPDVRGDAPVPALVLMVAVALSVTAVPVLARVLEDRGMADSPAGRLAMAAAVVTDSAAWVLLVVAVGINGGIVVSLILIALGVTTTAVGRILLRGRGPLSAAERFPRATGAAIAALALLAAFQFEHWGLTAVFGAFVVGLAIPGGAWAAAVRPVMAFGRLLVPVFFVVAGMGVASAPRGAVPWVAIVLAIGLAVLGKVGGGYLGGRLAGQDRRTSVTVGVLVNTRGLTEIVVLQAGYSAGLLSVRLFLALVVMALVTTGMTGPLLSLIERTRTRAPKPVPVPELPGSTP, encoded by the coding sequence ATGACCGACGTCCTGTTGCGCGCGGGGCACGTGGTCGCCGTCCTGGCGGTCGTGCTGGTCGCGGCGCACGTGGGCCGGCTCGCGGCACGCGCCGCCCGCCAGCCCGAGGTGATCGGCGAGATCGTGGCGGGCATCCTGGTCGTGCCCGCCGTGCTCGCGGTCGGCGGGACGCCGGCCCTCACCGCGGTGCTGCCCACCGACGTGGTGAGCCCCCTCAAGGTGATCGGCGAGGTCGGCCTGGTGCTGTTCCTCGTCGGCGTGGCCTACGACCTGCGCCACGGCGGCTCCGGCCTGGGCGCCCGCGCGATCGGCTGGGTGACCGCCGGCTCGTTCCTGCCCGCCCTGCTGACCGGCCTGGTGATGGCCGCGTGGGTGGTGTGGGTGGCCGACCCGGACGTGCGCGGTGACGCGCCGGTGCCCGCCCTGGTGCTGATGGTCGCGGTCGCGCTGAGCGTCACCGCCGTGCCCGTGCTGGCCCGCGTGCTGGAGGACCGCGGCATGGCGGACAGCCCGGCGGGCCGGCTCGCCATGGCCGCCGCCGTGGTCACCGACTCGGCGGCGTGGGTGCTGCTCGTGGTCGCCGTCGGCATCAACGGCGGCATCGTGGTGTCCTTGATCCTCATCGCCCTCGGCGTCACGACGACCGCCGTCGGGCGCATCCTGCTGCGCGGGCGGGGCCCCCTGTCGGCCGCCGAGCGGTTCCCCCGCGCCACCGGCGCCGCCATCGCCGCGTTGGCGCTGCTGGCCGCGTTCCAGTTCGAGCACTGGGGCCTGACCGCCGTGTTCGGCGCGTTCGTGGTGGGCCTGGCCATCCCCGGCGGCGCGTGGGCCGCGGCCGTGCGCCCGGTCATGGCGTTCGGCCGGCTGCTGGTGCCGGTGTTCTTCGTGGTGGCGGGCATGGGCGTGGCCTCAGCGCCGCGCGGCGCGGTGCCGTGGGTCGCCATCGTCCTCGCCATCGGGCTCGCCGTGCTCGGCAAGGTCGGCGGCGGCTACCTCGGCGGCCGGCTGGCGGGCCAGGACCGGCGCACGTCGGTGACGGTCGGCGTGCTGGTCAACACCCGCGGCCTGACCGAGATCGTCGTGCTGCAGGCCGGCTACAGCGCCGGGCTGCTGTCGGTGCGGCTGTTCCTGGCGCTGGTGGTGATGGCGCTGGTGACCACCGGCATGACCGGCCCGCTGCTGTCCCTCATCGAGCGCACCCGCACCCGCGCCCCGAAGCCCGTGCCGGTCCCCGAGTTGCCCGGGAGCACGCCATGA
- a CDS encoding flavin reductase family protein, whose product MTQSLPTIEIAEFRTLMSHFPTGVAVITTTGEDGSPRGMTVSSVCSVTLSPPTLLVCLRNGSPTLDAVLARGAFAVNFLHGDARPVAELFASGAPDRFDLIPWRLPPHAGGPHLVRDAHAVADCAVSRTEAVGDHTVVFGQAVRVAQEHGHLPLLYGMREYQVWRADQG is encoded by the coding sequence ATGACCCAGTCGCTGCCCACGATCGAGATCGCGGAGTTCCGCACCCTGATGTCGCACTTCCCGACCGGTGTCGCGGTGATCACCACGACCGGCGAGGACGGCTCGCCGCGCGGCATGACGGTCTCGTCGGTGTGCAGCGTCACGCTGTCGCCCCCGACGCTGCTGGTCTGCCTGCGCAACGGCAGCCCCACCCTGGACGCGGTGCTGGCCCGCGGCGCGTTCGCGGTGAACTTCCTGCACGGCGACGCCCGGCCGGTGGCCGAGCTGTTCGCCTCCGGCGCGCCCGACCGCTTCGACCTGATCCCGTGGCGCCTGCCGCCGCACGCGGGTGGCCCCCACCTCGTGCGGGACGCGCACGCGGTGGCCGACTGCGCGGTCAGCCGGACCGAGGCCGTCGGCGACCACACCGTGGTGTTCGGCCAGGCGGTCCGGGTCGCGCAGGAGCACGGTCACCTGCCGTTGCTCTACGGGATGCGCGAGTACCAGGTGTGGCGGGCCGACCAGGGGTAG
- a CDS encoding LCP family protein, protein MTDTRQEALIREAIAAEADQAVDHRTVLAALHGKRSRRRPIALFAAATLTAAAAAVAVVVPLAVDRDAAPTGVDPAAPPATTAARTVLLIGLDGAAHTDSVVLARVGADGAVSAASLPRDSVVDIPGAGQGKLNSAYARAHAAARAEGRDAAAAGVDALKRTVEALTGVAVDHYAAVEMSAFGALSQAVGGVPVCLRHRVEDELSGVDLPAGPQTLVGDQALAFLRQRHGLPHGDLDRIARQQAFLRALAAKVVAADPATLPELAGVAATHLRVDPGWNLAEFAARLTPSVRTAIIPLGGPVDTEQGQGLSVDPAAVRAFLAGFFAEGATGTPTGGFSIPLPATETQAPGRQPSGHDCVN, encoded by the coding sequence ATGACCGACACCAGGCAAGAGGCCCTCATCCGCGAGGCGATCGCGGCCGAGGCGGACCAGGCCGTCGACCACCGGACCGTGCTGGCCGCCCTGCACGGCAAGCGCTCGCGGCGACGGCCGATCGCGCTGTTCGCCGCGGCCACGCTGACCGCCGCCGCGGCGGCCGTCGCGGTGGTCGTGCCGCTGGCGGTGGACCGCGACGCGGCGCCGACCGGCGTCGACCCGGCCGCGCCGCCCGCCACCACGGCCGCGCGAACCGTGCTGCTGATCGGCCTGGACGGCGCGGCGCACACCGACTCCGTCGTGCTGGCGCGGGTGGGCGCGGACGGCGCGGTCAGCGCGGCGTCGCTGCCCCGGGACTCGGTCGTCGACATCCCCGGCGCGGGCCAGGGCAAGCTGAACTCGGCCTACGCGCGGGCCCACGCCGCCGCGCGCGCCGAGGGGCGCGACGCCGCCGCGGCGGGCGTGGACGCGCTGAAGCGGACCGTCGAGGCGCTGACCGGCGTGGCGGTCGACCACTACGCGGCGGTCGAGATGAGCGCGTTCGGCGCGCTGTCCCAGGCCGTCGGCGGGGTGCCGGTGTGCCTCAGGCACCGGGTGGAGGACGAGCTGTCCGGCGTCGACCTGCCCGCCGGGCCGCAGACGCTCGTCGGCGACCAGGCGCTGGCGTTCCTGCGGCAGCGCCACGGGCTCCCCCACGGCGACCTGGACCGGATCGCGCGGCAGCAGGCGTTCCTGCGCGCCCTGGCGGCCAAGGTCGTCGCGGCCGACCCCGCGACGCTGCCCGAACTGGCCGGGGTGGCGGCGACCCACCTGCGCGTCGACCCGGGCTGGAACCTGGCGGAGTTCGCCGCGCGGCTCACCCCGAGCGTGCGGACCGCGATCATCCCGCTCGGTGGGCCCGTCGACACCGAGCAGGGTCAAGGCCTCTCGGTCGACCCGGCGGCGGTGCGGGCGTTCCTGGCGGGGTTCTTCGCCGAAGGCGCCACCGGCACGCCCACCGGCGGCTTCTCGATCCCGCTCCCGGCCACGGAGACGCAGGCACCCGGCAGGCAGCCGTCCGGGCACGACTGCGTCAACTAG
- a CDS encoding SigE family RNA polymerase sigma factor, whose product MPADYDQFVTDRLDRLLRYATALTCDKHLAQDIVQDVLLRARQKWARIGAVDVPHLYVKRMVTNEYLSWRRRRAARDVSATHVALDDLAPAVADPAVRHAERDAMRVRIAVLPRKQRAALVLRYYEDSTDAEIAEVLGCAEGTVRSHISRALQTLRVNENAPSEVLR is encoded by the coding sequence GTGCCGGCCGACTACGACCAGTTCGTCACCGATCGCCTTGATCGACTACTGCGGTACGCCACCGCGCTGACGTGCGACAAGCACCTCGCCCAGGACATCGTCCAGGACGTGCTGCTGCGCGCCCGGCAGAAGTGGGCGCGGATCGGGGCGGTGGACGTGCCCCACCTCTACGTCAAGCGGATGGTGACCAACGAGTACCTGTCGTGGCGGCGACGCCGGGCGGCGCGGGACGTCTCCGCCACCCACGTCGCGCTCGACGACCTCGCGCCCGCGGTCGCCGACCCGGCCGTCCGCCACGCCGAGCGGGACGCCATGCGCGTCCGGATCGCCGTGCTGCCGCGCAAGCAGCGCGCCGCGCTGGTGCTGCGCTACTACGAGGACAGCACCGACGCCGAGATCGCCGAGGTCCTGGGCTGCGCCGAAGGCACGGTGCGCAGCCACATCTCCCGCGCGCTGCAGACGTTGCGGGTCAACGAGAACGCGCCGTCGGAGGTGCTGCGATGA
- a CDS encoding Clp protease N-terminal domain-containing protein: MPKINVYLPDDLAEQVKEAGVPVSAVCQRALEQAVRRIGTIRAIRFDDPASEEVAARRSRFTDRVRAALRLAADRAREDGSATVDTEHLLAGVLAEGGNLALRVLRAMDVDPARIGLPERSGAEAPVAYGPAAAAALELAVTEALTLGHDYVGCEHLLIGLVAEPDGVAGEVLRGLGVEPRATRQAVVAALSGLAHIQAATAAQPDPSALIAAVVRRELQPVIERIERLENA; encoded by the coding sequence ATGCCGAAGATCAACGTGTACCTGCCGGACGACCTGGCCGAGCAGGTCAAGGAGGCCGGTGTGCCGGTGTCGGCCGTGTGCCAGCGCGCGCTGGAGCAGGCCGTGCGGCGGATCGGCACGATCCGGGCGATCCGGTTCGACGACCCGGCGTCCGAGGAGGTGGCGGCCCGCCGGTCGAGGTTCACCGACCGGGTGCGCGCCGCGTTGCGACTGGCCGCCGACCGCGCCCGCGAGGACGGTTCGGCGACCGTCGACACCGAGCACCTGCTGGCCGGTGTGCTGGCCGAGGGTGGCAACCTCGCGCTGCGGGTGCTGCGGGCGATGGACGTCGACCCCGCGCGGATCGGGCTCCCCGAGCGGTCCGGCGCGGAGGCGCCCGTCGCGTACGGCCCGGCCGCGGCCGCCGCGCTGGAGCTGGCCGTCACGGAGGCGCTCACGCTCGGCCACGACTACGTCGGCTGCGAGCACCTGCTGATCGGCCTGGTCGCGGAGCCGGACGGCGTGGCGGGCGAGGTGCTGCGCGGTCTCGGTGTCGAGCCGCGCGCGACGCGGCAGGCCGTGGTGGCGGCGTTGAGCGGGCTCGCGCACATCCAGGCGGCGACGGCCGCGCAGCCCGACCCGTCCGCGCTGATCGCCGCCGTCGTCCGGCGCGAGCTCCAGCCGGTGATCGAGCGGATCGAGCGCCTGGAGAACGCGTGA
- a CDS encoding DUF4032 domain-containing protein: MRFLFRPPASEAGGLLTLPWSRPLEEWDEKLLLTVPQRGISRHVVRFVASEGRVYALKEIAESLARHEYAVLGELEREGMPSVSVLGLCVDRPDDQQAILVTRYLEHSMSYRYLFSSPRGEHSADRLVDTLVELLVRLHLSGTFWGDCSLSNTLFRLDAGNLAAYLVDAETVERHPQLSAGQRTYDVDLARERIGGELMDLEAGGLLPPDIDPVEVADSVPRRYAALWDEVTREEFFRLDEQRYRVAERLRRLNDLGFDVGEVELVTSESGARLRVDIRVAEIGQSRRELFKLTGLEVQEGQARRLLNDLRSFRAYLEQRDGAPVPETTAGHLWRNEVYDPVVAAVPPDLLGVLAPAELFHEVLVHRWFLSENAGRDVGTTAALRSYLATVLPDRAASEREAELPDEDDFV, translated from the coding sequence ATGCGATTCCTGTTCCGCCCACCCGCCAGCGAGGCCGGTGGACTGCTCACCCTGCCGTGGTCCCGGCCGTTGGAGGAGTGGGACGAGAAGCTCCTGCTGACCGTGCCGCAGCGGGGCATCTCGCGGCACGTCGTGCGGTTCGTGGCCAGCGAGGGCCGCGTGTACGCGCTCAAGGAGATCGCCGAGTCGCTGGCCCGGCACGAGTACGCGGTGCTGGGCGAGCTGGAGCGCGAGGGCATGCCGTCGGTGTCGGTGCTCGGGCTGTGCGTCGACCGGCCGGACGACCAGCAGGCCATCCTGGTGACCCGCTACCTCGAGCACTCGATGTCCTACCGCTACCTGTTCTCCAGCCCGCGCGGCGAGCACTCCGCGGACCGCCTGGTGGACACCCTCGTCGAACTGCTCGTGCGGCTGCACCTGTCCGGCACGTTCTGGGGCGACTGCTCGCTGTCGAACACGCTGTTCCGGCTCGACGCGGGCAACCTGGCCGCGTACCTGGTCGACGCGGAGACCGTCGAACGCCACCCGCAGCTGTCCGCCGGTCAGCGCACCTACGACGTCGACCTGGCGCGGGAGCGCATCGGCGGCGAGCTGATGGACCTGGAGGCGGGCGGCCTGCTGCCGCCCGACATCGACCCGGTCGAGGTGGCCGACAGCGTGCCGCGGCGGTACGCGGCGCTGTGGGACGAGGTGACCCGCGAGGAGTTCTTCCGGCTGGACGAGCAGCGCTACCGCGTCGCCGAACGCCTGCGCCGGCTCAACGACCTCGGCTTCGACGTCGGCGAGGTCGAACTGGTCACCTCCGAGAGCGGCGCGCGGCTGCGGGTCGACATCCGGGTGGCCGAGATCGGCCAGAGCCGGCGCGAGCTGTTCAAGCTCACCGGCCTGGAGGTGCAGGAGGGACAGGCCCGGCGGCTGCTCAACGACCTGCGCTCGTTCCGCGCCTACCTGGAGCAGCGCGACGGCGCCCCCGTTCCCGAGACGACCGCCGGTCACCTGTGGCGCAACGAGGTCTACGACCCGGTCGTCGCCGCCGTGCCGCCGGACCTGCTGGGCGTGCTGGCGCCGGCGGAGCTGTTCCACGAGGTCCTGGTGCACCGGTGGTTCCTGTCCGAGAACGCGGGCCGCGACGTCGGCACCACCGCGGCGTTGCGCTCCTACCTCGCCACCGTGCTGCCGGACCGGGCGGCGTCGGAGCGGGAGGCGGAACTCCCGGACGAGGACGACTTCGTCTGA
- a CDS encoding YdcF family protein has protein sequence MIFGIAALVTALFLVVGVVRDRRRLGNAVWLGVTLVFVVLWLAFRASVRGGWSAAVFGYAVVVVLLGLGFVLPVALIANGVLMLRREGFRLANLLSLLAGLAIFGVVAAFGFATARTGPAVDAVIGSLLIVAAYVAFLFVSLLLYSIVYGSIGRRTGFDAVVVLGAGLIGDRVPPLLASRLDRGLHLYRREVAAGRTPLLVVSGGQGSDEAVSEAVAMRDYLLRRDVPDEAIVLEDRARTTAQNLEYSARLLTDRGWTGRAVAVTNNFHVFRAAVLARRLRLRMQIIGAPTAWYFLPSAFLREFAALLAQNPVVHTVTCGLLVGLHLLLTLTP, from the coding sequence ATGATCTTCGGGATCGCGGCGCTGGTGACCGCGTTGTTCCTCGTGGTCGGGGTGGTCCGCGACCGGCGGCGGCTCGGCAACGCCGTGTGGCTTGGCGTGACGCTGGTGTTCGTGGTGCTGTGGCTGGCGTTCCGGGCCTCGGTGCGGGGTGGGTGGTCGGCCGCGGTCTTCGGGTACGCGGTCGTGGTCGTGCTGCTCGGGCTGGGGTTCGTGCTGCCGGTCGCGTTGATCGCCAACGGCGTGCTGATGCTGCGCCGCGAGGGCTTCCGCCTGGCGAACCTGCTCTCGCTGCTCGCCGGCCTCGCGATCTTCGGGGTCGTGGCGGCCTTCGGGTTCGCCACCGCCCGCACCGGGCCGGCGGTGGACGCGGTGATCGGGTCGCTGCTGATCGTCGCGGCCTACGTCGCGTTCCTGTTCGTCAGCCTGCTGCTCTACTCGATCGTGTACGGCAGCATCGGTCGCCGCACCGGGTTCGACGCGGTGGTGGTGCTCGGCGCGGGCCTGATCGGCGACCGCGTGCCGCCGCTGCTGGCGTCCCGCCTGGACCGCGGGCTGCACCTGTACCGGCGTGAGGTCGCCGCGGGCCGCACGCCGCTGCTCGTCGTCTCGGGCGGTCAAGGGTCGGACGAAGCGGTGTCCGAGGCGGTGGCGATGCGGGACTACCTGCTGCGCCGCGACGTGCCGGACGAGGCGATCGTCCTGGAGGACCGCGCCAGGACGACCGCGCAGAACCTGGAGTACAGCGCGCGGCTGCTGACCGACCGCGGCTGGACCGGCCGCGCGGTCGCGGTGACCAACAACTTCCACGTCTTCCGCGCCGCCGTGCTGGCCCGCCGGCTGCGGCTGCGCATGCAGATCATCGGCGCGCCCACGGCGTGGTACTTCCTGCCCAGCGCGTTCCTGCGCGAGTTCGCCGCGCTGCTCGCCCAGAACCCCGTGGTGCACACCGTCACGTGCGGCCTGCTGGTCGGCCTGCACCTGCTGCTGACCCTCACGCCCTGA